The nucleotide sequence TTGCTACAAAAGATGAATTATAACCTCTTATGTCCAACCATGTTTAAGGTAAAAAGAGTGATGGCTTCTTTTAAATCTTCTTCATTAGTTTTATAGATAGGCATATTGGCATCCCAAAGTTCGGCACGAAGAAGTTCACCTGTTGCCTTCACCAAGAGCGCATCACAGTCTTTTAATAATTCAAGTAGTGCTTTATGCTTATGTTCTTCGCTATGGGAATCACCATCTGATTGAAATGGATTATTACGAAACTCAATGAATTCGTAGCTACCTTCTACAATCTCACAAATAGCAAATTCTTTTGTTTTTCCAGTTTTTGAAAAAACAGTCTTTTTATCTGATGTAGGTATTGCAATCTTCATTCTTAATCTCCTTTTTTAATTGGGGCTTGCGAATTTAGTAAAATTTCTCATTCCTTTCTTATCTAATAGCTTAGTTGATACAGATTTGAAACTGTAATGGCTTCCATTTCTCTTAAAATTTGTTAAGCTGATGAAAAATCAAGCAAAATAAATGGGGGGGGGGGGGGGGAGATTAGGAAGACAGGTGTTTGGTATAATTAGGATTAGACTAGTATAAAAAGTCAAATTTTATTTGAAATTTGACCTGATGAAATCAGGGCTTTAGACTGAATATGTCTTTCATTAAGCCTTCACTTTTTAACATTACTCTTTTTAAAACTTCTGCAAATCACCCTTCAATACAATTTAATATTGGTTTTCTTTGTTTAGATAGAACAATTATATCATTACATCAAAAACAGCTTTCATAATATGAATAAGATTATTAGCCTTTTAGTCCTGAGTTTTGCAGTATTCAACCTATCTGCACAAACCAACACCGTAAGAAAAGACTATATTGAAAAATACAAAGCAACTGCTGTGAAAAAGATGTTGGAGCATGGAATTCCTGCAAGTATCACCTTAGCCCAAGGAATATTAGAATCAGGATCTGGAAAAAGCGACTTAGCAAGTATTGCCAATAATCACTTTGGCATAAAATGCCATAAAGGATGGACCGGTGATAGCTTTATCATGGACGATGATAAAAAGAATGAATGTTTCAGAAAATACAAAACTGCTGCCGAATCTTTTGAAGATCATTCCCAGTTTCTAATGACTCGCAGTCGTTATGCTTTTCTCTTCGAATACAAAGTAACAGATTATAAAAAATGGGCTCATGGTTTAAAAAAGGCTGGCTATGCTACCAATCCAAAATATGCGCATCTGCTTATTAAAGTCATTGAAGACAACGAATTGTATCAGTACGACAAGATAAAGAGTATGAAGGAGCTTGGAGTAAAAGAAGAAAAGCCCACTAATGTAAAACCACCAAAAGAGGATATTGTTGTTGTCGCTGAACCCACCGATTTCAAACCAGTATCAGTAAGTGATAATCAAAGACTCATCTACGAAAACGAAGGTGTTCGTTATGTAAAAGCAATGAAAGACGACAGCTTTGAAAGCATTGCAGCTGAATTTGGAATATACACTTGGCAAGTCAGGAAATATAATGATGCCACTAAAAAGACCAGACTAAGTTCAGGTGACTTTATATATATTGAAAAGAAAAATTCCAAAGCTAGAATTAAGTTTCATATCGTACAAAGAGGTGAAACCTTAAGGGAAATCTGCCAGAAATATGCCGTTAGGATGAAAAAAGTAAAAAAGATGAATGGCATTAAAAATGAAGATGCTCTACCAGAAGGAGGCCGTTTAAAACTTCGTTAAGTCCTTATGATTATCATTCCTTTAGGTAAGTATTTTGGTGTTGATGAGAGCAAATTGGCTCTATTGAATCATCACCCAAAAAGCATATCGTATAATACTCCATGAATAACTTTGTCACATCCATACTTTTTTTAGACTTTTTTTCTGTTAAAGTCTAATAATATCCTTGTGACTAATCGTTTTTAAAGTACTTTTACCGAATATTTAAAGCGAAAATTCGAAAAATGAATCAAAGAAAACACACATTCCATATTCCTGTGATGGGAATAGGTTTTACCATAGACTCTCCAGCTAGGGTGGCTCATTTAGGAATTGACTCTACTATTTCATTGGTTGACGATATGTTAGTCGAGAAAATGAGAAAATTTTACAGCGAGAAATTTGAGCTTCCTTACCAAGAAATTACCCATAAAATTGATGATTTTCGTGCCAAGAGAATCACCTCATATCTCAATTTGATGAAAGAAATTGCAGAATCGAAACTCGAAGAGTTCAAAACTGCAACACAAGACAAAAGGGAAGAAATAAAAGAATATTTCCATTTATTACCAGATAGCTCAGAACTAAAAAAAGAATTCCAACAAAAAGTTGAAAATTTCAACTTAAACGATGTGAAATCTTGGATTAGAGACCACCTGAGCATTGGAAATGTAGACGTAAATATCATGACTAAGGTAGACAAGCATAATTATAAAAATGGGGAGCAGTTACCTGTTGAATTTAATGATGCCCATGCAGCTTTAAGAGGTTTTGCTAAAAGCAATCTCAACTCTTCTATCGTTCTTTCAGCTGGTATGAATCCTCGATTATATAATTATATGGATCAGTTCGACGATTTCTATCCTAATGAGGATGGTGAAATGAAGAAGCAGATCATACTAAAGGTTTCTGACTATCGTTCGGCATTAATCCAGGGAAAATATTTAGCTAAAAAAGGTCTTTGGGTTTCTGAATACAGAGTAGAATCTGGATTAAATTGTGGAGGTCATGCTTTTGCCACTGAAGGCCACTTAATGGGACCAGTTTTAGAGGAATTCAAAACCAATAAGGAAGCATTAGTTCAACAAGTGTGGGCTTTACTCGAAAAGGCATTAACAGCTAAGAATCGTCCTGTCCCTACTGAGGTATTACCGCTACGTATGTCGGCACAAGGCGGTGTTGGGACTGCAGAAGAGCATTCTTTCTTACTTGATCATTTCGAAGTGGATTCTGTAGGTTGGGGTTCTCCATTTTTATTGGTTCCTGAAGTAACTTCTGTGGATAATGCCACTCGCAAACAATTAGCAGATGCTAGAGAGAAAGACCTATATTTAAGTGGGATTTCTCCTTTAGGAGTCCCATTTAATAGTTTGAGAGGAAATACTAAAGATATTGAAAAGCAAGCTCGTATAGATATGGGAAAACCAGGTAGTCTTTGTCCCAAGAAATATGTAGAACTCAATTATGAGTTTACTGAAAAAGGGCTCTGTACTGCTTCTTATCGCTATCAACGTCTGAAGATTAAAGAGCTTGATGATTTAGAATTACCTGAAGCAGATCGACAATATAAGTATAATAAGATTGTAGAAAAATCTTGCGTTTGTGTGGGCTTAGGAACTGCTGCTTTAATATCAAAAGGATTGGACACTAAGGTGGAAGGACCTGGTGTTTCGGTTTGTCCTGGACCTAATATAGCCTATTACGAAAAGGAAATTACTTTAAAAGAAATGGTAGGCCATATTTATGGCAGAAATAATGTGATAAAACGCAATGACCGTCCTCATATGTTTGTTAAAGAATTACACCTATATATAGATCATCTAAGAGGAAAGATTGACGAAGTAAAAACAGATCTTTCTAAGAAGCAGGAAAAGAGTTTAACCACTTTCAATGAAAATTTAAAAGAAGGTGTTAATTATTA is from Lentimicrobium sp. L6 and encodes:
- a CDS encoding NifB/NifX family molybdenum-iron cluster-binding protein, producing the protein MKIAIPTSDKKTVFSKTGKTKEFAICEIVEGSYEFIEFRNNPFQSDGDSHSEEHKHKALLELLKDCDALLVKATGELLRAELWDANMPIYKTNEEDLKEAITLFTLNMVGHKRL
- a CDS encoding glucosaminidase domain-containing protein, whose amino-acid sequence is MNKIISLLVLSFAVFNLSAQTNTVRKDYIEKYKATAVKKMLEHGIPASITLAQGILESGSGKSDLASIANNHFGIKCHKGWTGDSFIMDDDKKNECFRKYKTAAESFEDHSQFLMTRSRYAFLFEYKVTDYKKWAHGLKKAGYATNPKYAHLLIKVIEDNELYQYDKIKSMKELGVKEEKPTNVKPPKEDIVVVAEPTDFKPVSVSDNQRLIYENEGVRYVKAMKDDSFESIAAEFGIYTWQVRKYNDATKKTRLSSGDFIYIEKKNSKARIKFHIVQRGETLREICQKYAVRMKKVKKMNGIKNEDALPEGGRLKLR